The Persephonella sp. KM09-Lau-8 nucleotide sequence CCTGTCATGAGGGCAACAAGCCTATCCAAACCAAATGCAAGACCGCCATGTGGAGGTGCACCGTATTTGAGGGCTGTAACTAAGAAACCAAATCTTTCCTCTGCCTCTTCATCTGAGATGCCTATTAATTCAAATATTTTTTTCTGGACATCTGGCCTGTGGATACGGATAGAGCCTCCGGCGATTTCCTCTCCATTTAGAACAAGGTCATAAGCTCTTGATTTAAATGAAAGTGCTATCTCTTTATTCTGGATAGCTTCGTCTAATTTTTCTATATCTTCCTCTTTAGGAGATGTAAATGGGTGGTGAAGGGCAACAAGCCTGTTTTCTTCTTCGTCCCATTCAAGCAGTGGGAAATCCACTATCCATACAAACTCCCATTTGCCTTCCGGGATAAGGTTCATCTTTTCTGCGATATGCTTTCTTAAAAATCCCAAAACCCTGTGGGTTGTTTCCGGCGTATCCGCTATAAATACAAGCAGGTCTCCGTTTTCTGCTTCCATTATATTTTTAAGTTTGTCTAACTGCTCTTCTGTGAAAAATTTGACTATGGGAGATTGTAATGAGCCATCTTCATTTATTTTTATCCATGCCATTCCTTTTGCGCCGAATTTTTGGGCATATTCTGTAAGTTCATCTATTTCTTTTCTGGACAGTTTTGCACCACCTTTTATATTAATTCCCTTTACCAGTCCACCACTTTGGGCAACTGTTCTAAATACTTTAAACTCAACTTCTTTTGCCAGCTCTGTTAAATCCTTTAGCTCAAGCCCGTATCTAAGGTCTGGCTTGTCTGTGCCGTATTTGTTTATTGCTTCTTCATAACTCATTCTTCTGATAGGAAGTTTAACTTCAATTCCAAGAAGCTTTTTGAATAAAAAGTGAACCAGACCTTCTGTTAAAGTCATAACATCTTCTTCTGTAACAAAGGACATCTCATAGTCTATCTGGGTAAATTCTGGCTGTCTGTCTTTTCTCAGGTCTTCATCCCTGAAGCATTTTACTATTTGAAAGTATCTTTCTATACCTGCGACCATTAATATCTGTTTAAAAAGCTGTGGGGATTGGGGAAGTGCATAGAATTTGCCATGTTCCAGTCTGGAAGGAACCAGAAAGTCCCTTGCTCCCTCTGGAGTTGATTTGGTAAGCATAGGAGTTTCAACTTCCATAAATCCATGTCCAACCAGATATTCCCTTGTTGCCTGATAGACCTCATGCCTTAGCATGAGTTTTTTTAGCATTTCAGGTCTTCTAAGGTCTAAGTATCTGTATTTAAGCCTTACTTCTTCATGGACATTTATATTGTCTTCTATTGGGAATGGTAATATATCGCAGGTGTTTAGTATTCTCAGCTCTTCCACAGCAACTTCTATTGTTCCTGTGGATATTTTAGGGTTTTCTGTGCCGGCAGGTCTTCTGTTTACTCTACCTCTGACGGCAAGAACATATTCAGACCTCACTTTTTTTGCCTTTTCATAGGCTTCTTTAGGACTTTTTGAAGGGTCTATTACAATCTGGACTATCCCTTCTTTATCCCTGAGATTTATAAAAATAACTCCTCCGTGGTCTCTAACGCTATCAGCCCACCCAAGAAGTCTAACTTCATCCCCTATATTGTTTTCTGTAAGCTCACCACAAAAATAATCCCTTTTAAAATCACCAAGCTGGTCTAACATTTACTTCCTCTCTTTGTTATTTTTTTGAGAATAATTATTATACCACTGGCAGTTATGCCAGTTTTTCGTTTAGATTCTGGATTGTCCAGCAGAATGCTGCGTGAGACCATGTGAGTGGCATAACTGATAGGGGTTCCCCTGTAAGTGGATTATATTGCTCTGCCAGTAATCCTGCAGGAGATTGTCTTTCCACAGCCCATTTTATTAATTCAAGAGCTTCTTCCACCTGATTCATAGCCAATAGCCAGTCTGCATACCACATTGTTGTTATTATCCATGGATTTCCGGGGTAGTCTGCATCTATTCTGTGGTATTGGTCTCCTTCAAATCTGGCTATACCGCCAATCCCAATATTTACCCATAATTTTTCTTTTATAGCACTGAATGTGTTTATTACTCTGTAATCGGTAGGTGGCAGCA carries:
- the aspS gene encoding aspartate--tRNA ligase produces the protein MLDQLGDFKRDYFCGELTENNIGDEVRLLGWADSVRDHGGVIFINLRDKEGIVQIVIDPSKSPKEAYEKAKKVRSEYVLAVRGRVNRRPAGTENPKISTGTIEVAVEELRILNTCDILPFPIEDNINVHEEVRLKYRYLDLRRPEMLKKLMLRHEVYQATREYLVGHGFMEVETPMLTKSTPEGARDFLVPSRLEHGKFYALPQSPQLFKQILMVAGIERYFQIVKCFRDEDLRKDRQPEFTQIDYEMSFVTEEDVMTLTEGLVHFLFKKLLGIEVKLPIRRMSYEEAINKYGTDKPDLRYGLELKDLTELAKEVEFKVFRTVAQSGGLVKGINIKGGAKLSRKEIDELTEYAQKFGAKGMAWIKINEDGSLQSPIVKFFTEEQLDKLKNIMEAENGDLLVFIADTPETTHRVLGFLRKHIAEKMNLIPEGKWEFVWIVDFPLLEWDEEENRLVALHHPFTSPKEEDIEKLDEAIQNKEIALSFKSRAYDLVLNGEEIAGGSIRIHRPDVQKKIFELIGISDEEAEERFGFLVTALKYGAPPHGGLAFGLDRLVALMTGSDSIREVIAFPKTQKGICPLTGAPDYVRPEQLEELGIEVEIPEEET